In one Lolium rigidum isolate FL_2022 chromosome 3, APGP_CSIRO_Lrig_0.1, whole genome shotgun sequence genomic region, the following are encoded:
- the LOC124696900 gene encoding expansin-A24-like: MAPAPAPAIAVALLMFTCCGLALAVDKAPIKWMKAHATFYGGADAAGTMGGACGYDNLYAEGYGTRTAALSSVLFKDGTSCGQCYKIACDRKRADPAFCKPGVTVTITATNLCPPNNALPNDNGGWCNLPREHFDMAQPAWQKIGVYEGGIIPVMYQRVPCVRKGGVRFRIVGHDYFNLVILMNVAAGGSIKSIDIKSSDSNDWLPMSRNWGAYWQCGGYLTGKMLSLRVTDTDGQTIVFNKIMPVGWKFGQTFASKLQFK, from the exons ATggcgccagctccagctccagctaTCGCGGTGGCGTTGCTAATGTTCACCTGCTGTGGGTTGGCCTTGGCCGTGGACAAAGCGCCGATCAAATGGATGAAAGCGCATGCCACGTTCTACGGCGGCGCTGACGCCGCTGGCACCATGG GTGGAGCATGCGGGTACGACAACCTCTACGCGGAGGGGTACGGGACGCGGACGGCGGCGCTGAGCTCAGTGTTGTTCAAAGACGGCACTTCATGCGGGCAGTGCTACAAAATCGCGTGTGACCGCAAACGGGCAGACCCCGCGTTCTGCAAACCTGGTGTTACGGTGACGATCACCGCGACAAACCTCTGCCCGCCTAACAATGCGCTTCCCAACGACAACGGTGGATGGTGCAACCTGCCGCGGGAACACTTTGACATGGCCCAACCGGCCTGGCAAAAGATCGGCGTCTATGAGGGTGGCATTATCCCCGTCATGTACCAGAG GGTACCATGCGTGAGGAAGGGTGGGGTGCGGTTCCGGATTGTTGGTCATGATTACTTCAACCTAGTTATCTTGATGAATGTGGCGGCTGGTGGTTCAATCAAGTCAATCGATATCAAGAGCTCCGATTCAAATGATTGGTTGCCAATGTCCCGTAACTGGGGCGCGTACTGGCAGTGCGGAGGGTATCTTACCGGGAAAATGCTCTCGCTTAGAGTGACCGACACTGATGGACAAACAATCGTGTTCAACAAAATTATGCCGGTTGGATGGAAGTTTGGGCAAACATTTGCGAGCAAATTACAGTTCAAGTAA